The proteins below are encoded in one region of Clostridium pasteurianum DSM 525 = ATCC 6013:
- the ltrA gene encoding group II intron reverse transcriptase/maturase has protein sequence MANAFEEIALQAEKHNKVQTIMHYVNKESLIMEHIKQTSGKAMGIDGVNKETYGEQLEENIDNLLARMKNFSYKPQAVRRTYIPKAGSDKLRPLGIPSYEDKLVQGVMRKILDQIYENKFYDFSYGFREGKSCHDAIREVNQIIMTKRINFIVDADIKGFFDNVDHEWLIKFLEHDIQDKNFLRYTKRFLKAGIIEDMKFYESDKGTPQGGLISPVCANVYLHYVLDMWFGIVVKKHCKGDAYIVRYADDCVCFFQYKKEAESFYKSLIGRLKKFGLELASDKSKIIPFGRFATQNSKDGKTDTFDFLGFTHINGKTRTGKYRLQHRTSRKKLKAKKLKVKEWLKSNIHGKPSDTIKLLNRKIKGHYAYYGISGNYRGLLNFYRFVKVALYKVITRRSQRAYLSWARYQYLLKKHPISEPKIYANIWL, from the coding sequence ATGGCAAATGCGTTTGAAGAAATAGCATTACAAGCAGAAAAGCATAATAAAGTACAGACCATAATGCACTATGTCAACAAAGAAAGTTTGATTATGGAACACATAAAACAGACAAGTGGAAAGGCTATGGGAATTGACGGAGTAAACAAGGAAACCTATGGAGAACAGCTAGAAGAAAATATAGATAATCTACTAGCAAGAATGAAGAATTTTAGTTATAAACCACAGGCAGTTAGACGGACGTACATTCCTAAAGCAGGTAGTGATAAGCTTAGACCTCTTGGAATTCCATCATATGAAGATAAGCTTGTTCAAGGAGTAATGAGGAAGATACTTGACCAAATCTATGAAAATAAATTTTATGATTTCTCTTATGGGTTTAGGGAAGGTAAAAGTTGTCACGATGCAATTAGAGAAGTAAATCAAATAATCATGACTAAGAGAATTAACTTTATTGTGGATGCCGATATTAAAGGATTCTTTGATAATGTAGATCATGAATGGTTAATAAAATTTCTAGAACATGATATCCAGGACAAGAACTTTCTACGCTATACTAAAAGGTTTCTAAAAGCTGGTATTATAGAAGATATGAAATTTTATGAAAGCGACAAGGGAACGCCGCAAGGCGGCTTAATATCACCTGTTTGCGCTAATGTGTATCTCCACTATGTATTGGATATGTGGTTTGGTATTGTAGTAAAGAAACATTGCAAAGGTGATGCATATATTGTGCGTTATGCAGATGATTGTGTATGCTTCTTTCAGTATAAGAAAGAAGCGGAAAGCTTCTATAAATCTCTGATAGGAAGACTTAAGAAGTTTGGACTTGAACTTGCAAGTGATAAAAGCAAAATTATTCCTTTTGGAAGATTTGCTACTCAAAATAGTAAGGACGGCAAAACAGATACCTTTGACTTTCTAGGTTTTACGCATATAAATGGTAAGACAAGAACAGGTAAATATAGACTTCAACACAGAACCAGTAGAAAGAAGCTGAAAGCCAAGAAACTAAAGGTAAAGGAATGGCTGAAAAGCAACATACATGGGAAACCATCAGACACAATAAAGCTTCTAAACCGAAAGATAAAAGGACATTATGCTTATTATGGAATATCAGGCAACTATCGAGGATTACTGAATTTCTATAGATTTGTAAAAGTTGCACTGTATAAGGTGATTACACGAAGAAGCCAAAGAGCCTATCTTAGTTGGGCTCGCTATCAGTATCTTCTTAAGAAACACCCCATATCAGAACCTAAAATTTATGCAAATATTTGGTTGTAA
- the nifU gene encoding Fe-S cluster assembly scaffold protein NifU, producing the protein MIYSDKVMDHFRNPRNVGEIENANGIGEVGNPQCGDIMKIYIEVKDNIIKDVKFKTFGCGSAIASSSMATELIKGKSIEEAWNLTNKAVAEALDGLPPVKMHCSVLAEEAIHKAINNYRESVGLEAWEMKTHSECIHEHVHGN; encoded by the coding sequence ATGATATATAGTGATAAAGTAATGGATCATTTCAGAAATCCTAGAAATGTTGGAGAAATAGAAAATGCTAATGGTATTGGTGAAGTTGGAAATCCACAATGTGGAGATATAATGAAAATCTATATAGAAGTAAAAGATAATATAATTAAAGATGTAAAATTTAAAACTTTTGGATGTGGATCAGCTATAGCTTCTTCAAGTATGGCAACAGAACTTATAAAGGGAAAAAGTATTGAAGAGGCTTGGAATCTTACTAACAAAGCTGTAGCAGAAGCACTAGATGGTCTTCCACCAGTAAAGATGCATTGTTCAGTTTTAGCAGAAGAAGCTATTCATAAGGCTATAAATAACTATAGAGAGAGTGTAGGACTTGAAGCATGGGAAATGAAGACTCATTCAGAGTGTATACATGAACATGTTCATGGCAATTAA
- the nifS gene encoding cysteine desulfurase NifS, with product MSEKRVYMDYAATTYTRSEVLEEMLPYFTEEFGNPSSLYTFSDNTKKAINIARERVAKAINAEKDEIYFTGGGSEADNWALKGIALAHRNKGNHIITTQIEHHAILHTAKFLEKNGFEITYLPVDEEGFVKVEDLKNAITEKTILVSVMFANNEIGTIEPIKEIGEICREKKILFHTDAVQAIGHVKVDVKDMNIDLLSLAGHKFYGPKGIGALYIRRGIKIENLIHGGGQERGRRASTENIAGIVGIGKAIELATSELEEESQRLNNLRNKLVKRIMEKIPYTKLNGPSDNRRLPGNSDFSFIGIEGETLLLDLDFDGIYASTGSACASASLDPSHVLLAIGLPHETAHGSLRLTLGAKSTEEDVDYVLEVLPEIIRKRREMSPLWEDFLKEKGER from the coding sequence ATGAGTGAAAAAAGAGTTTATATGGATTATGCAGCTACTACTTACACAAGGTCAGAAGTTTTAGAGGAAATGTTGCCTTATTTTACAGAGGAATTTGGTAATCCATCTTCTTTATACACTTTTTCAGACAACACAAAAAAAGCTATTAATATTGCAAGAGAAAGAGTAGCTAAAGCTATAAATGCTGAAAAAGATGAAATATATTTTACTGGAGGTGGATCAGAAGCAGATAACTGGGCATTAAAAGGTATAGCCCTTGCACATAGGAATAAAGGAAATCACATAATTACTACACAGATTGAACATCATGCTATTTTACATACTGCTAAATTTTTAGAAAAAAATGGTTTTGAAATCACTTATCTTCCTGTAGATGAAGAAGGATTTGTAAAAGTAGAAGATTTAAAGAATGCCATAACAGAAAAGACTATATTAGTATCTGTTATGTTTGCCAATAATGAAATAGGTACAATTGAACCTATAAAAGAAATTGGAGAAATTTGTAGAGAAAAGAAAATATTATTTCATACAGATGCAGTACAGGCAATTGGTCACGTAAAAGTTGATGTAAAAGATATGAATATAGATTTATTGTCTTTAGCTGGACATAAATTCTATGGACCAAAGGGTATAGGTGCTTTATATATAAGGCGTGGTATAAAAATAGAAAATTTAATACATGGCGGAGGACAGGAAAGGGGAAGAAGAGCAAGTACAGAGAACATTGCTGGTATTGTTGGCATAGGAAAAGCTATAGAACTTGCTACATCAGAGCTTGAAGAAGAATCACAAAGACTTAATAATTTAAGAAATAAATTGGTAAAGAGAATAATGGAAAAAATACCTTATACAAAATTAAATGGCCCTAGCGACAATAGAAGACTACCAGGAAATTCAGATTTTAGTTTTATTGGTATAGAAGGAGAAACTTTACTACTTGATTTAGATTTTGATGGTATATACGCTTCTACTGGTAGTGCTTGTGCATCAGCTTCTTTAGATCCATCTCACGTACTTTTAGCTATAGGATTGCCACATGAAACTGCTCATGGATCTCTTAGATTAACTCTAGGAGCAAAGAGTACAGAAGAAGATGTAGATTATGTATTAGAAGTATTACCAGAAATAATAAGAAAAAGAAGAGAAATGTCACCACTTTGGGAAGATTTCTTAAAAGAGAAAGGGGAAAGATAA
- a CDS encoding RrF2 family transcriptional regulator → MKLSTKGRYGVKAMVDLAINYGKAPVSIKSISERQSISEYYLEQLFSALRKGDLIKSIRGAQGGYVLNKNPREISVNQILDILEGPIEISECIEEDGVCSNSSCCATRLLWAKLKESIDNVTRSITLQDMVDDYKSIQLKGEDIHE, encoded by the coding sequence ATGAAGCTTTCAACTAAAGGAAGATATGGTGTGAAAGCCATGGTTGACTTAGCTATAAACTATGGAAAAGCACCTGTTTCAATTAAAAGTATTTCTGAAAGACAGAGTATTTCCGAATATTATTTAGAACAATTATTCTCAGCTCTTAGGAAAGGTGATTTAATAAAAAGTATTAGAGGAGCACAAGGTGGTTATGTTTTAAACAAAAATCCTAGAGAAATAAGTGTTAATCAAATTTTAGATATACTTGAAGGGCCTATAGAAATTTCAGAGTGTATTGAAGAAGATGGAGTTTGCAGTAACAGTAGCTGTTGTGCTACAAGACTTCTATGGGCCAAGCTTAAGGAAAGTATAGACAATGTTACCAGGTCCATAACATTACAGGATATGGTTGACGATTATAAGAGTATACAGCTTAAAGGAGAGGATATACATGAGTGA
- a CDS encoding glutamate synthase subunit beta gives MGKTTGFKEYKRKTAKKRPVKDRIKDYKQIYLPMKEEELKEQGARCMECGTPFCSWGCPLGNLMPDFNDMVYNNDFESAFKRLYLTSNFPEFTGRVCPALCEGACTLGVNSDPVAIKELELGIIEKAFKENLIKPNPPKVRTGKNVAVVGSGPSGLAVAAELNSVGHTVTVFERHDRIGGLLRYGIPDFKLEKEVIDRRVSLMKEEGIIFKTNADIGKNYDIKDIKESFNAVVLCGGSTIPRDLPIEGRELDGIYFAVDFLTYINKKVAGDDVEPIDVKDKNVLVIGGGDTGSDCIGTSIREGAKNVYQFEIMPKPPEERDETMPWPLYPKTLKTSTSHEEGSIREWCIETKKFIGENGKVTAIEGIKVKWGKDASGRFVPTEVPGSKFTKKVDLVLLAMGFVHPQHEGIIDTLNLKLDNRGNIAADENHMTSVKGVFTAGDMRRGQSLVVWAINDGRQAAKAVDEYLMGESLLRG, from the coding sequence ATGGGAAAAACAACTGGTTTTAAAGAGTATAAAAGAAAGACGGCAAAAAAACGTCCCGTTAAAGATAGAATAAAAGATTATAAACAAATTTATCTTCCAATGAAAGAAGAAGAATTAAAAGAACAAGGTGCTAGATGTATGGAATGTGGAACTCCTTTCTGTTCATGGGGCTGTCCGCTTGGCAATTTAATGCCGGATTTTAATGATATGGTATATAATAATGATTTTGAATCTGCTTTTAAAAGATTATATTTAACAAGTAATTTTCCTGAATTTACAGGTAGAGTTTGTCCAGCTCTTTGCGAAGGTGCTTGTACGTTAGGGGTAAATTCTGATCCTGTAGCAATAAAGGAACTAGAACTTGGTATTATTGAAAAAGCTTTTAAGGAAAATTTAATAAAGCCTAATCCACCAAAAGTTAGAACAGGAAAAAATGTAGCTGTAGTAGGGTCAGGTCCATCTGGACTTGCTGTGGCTGCTGAATTAAACTCTGTAGGACATACCGTTACTGTATTTGAAAGACATGACAGAATAGGTGGACTTCTAAGATATGGTATTCCAGATTTTAAGTTAGAGAAAGAAGTTATTGATAGAAGAGTAAGTCTAATGAAAGAAGAAGGAATTATATTTAAAACCAATGCAGATATAGGAAAGAATTATGATATAAAAGATATTAAGGAAAGCTTTAATGCAGTAGTTCTTTGTGGTGGATCTACAATTCCAAGGGATTTGCCAATAGAGGGAAGAGAACTTGATGGTATATATTTTGCTGTTGACTTTTTAACTTATATAAATAAAAAAGTAGCTGGTGATGATGTAGAGCCTATAGATGTAAAAGATAAAAATGTTTTAGTTATAGGTGGAGGAGATACTGGTTCTGACTGTATTGGTACTTCTATTAGAGAAGGAGCTAAAAATGTATATCAATTTGAAATAATGCCAAAACCTCCTGAAGAAAGAGATGAAACAATGCCATGGCCATTATATCCTAAAACATTAAAAACATCTACTTCTCATGAAGAAGGATCTATTAGAGAATGGTGTATTGAAACTAAGAAATTTATTGGAGAAAATGGAAAAGTTACAGCTATAGAAGGAATAAAAGTTAAATGGGGTAAGGATGCCTCTGGAAGATTTGTTCCTACAGAGGTTCCAGGTTCTAAGTTTACCAAAAAAGTAGATTTAGTATTATTGGCAATGGGATTTGTACATCCTCAACATGAAGGTATTATAGATACTTTAAATTTAAAGCTGGATAATAGAGGTAATATTGCTGCAGACGAGAATCATATGACTAGTGTAAAAGGAGTATTTACAGCTGGAGATATGAGAAGGGGTCAATCACTTGTAGTTTGGGCTATAAATGATGGAAGACAGGCAGCTAAAGCTGTTGACGAATATTTGATGGGTGAGAGCCTATTAAGAGGTTAG